From a single Micrococcales bacterium genomic region:
- a CDS encoding biliverdin-producing heme oxygenase translates to MLTSAPLSSRLRAATTQEHGDAEASAFMTAVMAGGINAGDYAALVVQLQNVYDALEAAAAGHREQPVFGPFFDPRLRRDAALAADLAVLGDHRHPITAATTAYADHLQAVADDALSVLAHHYTRYLGDLSGGRAIAARLQHNLGLTPESGLAFYQFDVGPAPAYKNAYRQRLDDLDLTYGEQERFIGEVRTAYALNSGIFASLDHLL, encoded by the coding sequence GTGTTGACCTCAGCACCGCTCTCGAGCCGCCTGCGCGCCGCCACCACGCAGGAGCACGGCGATGCGGAGGCCTCGGCCTTCATGACCGCAGTCATGGCCGGCGGCATCAACGCCGGCGACTACGCAGCCCTCGTCGTGCAATTGCAGAACGTGTACGACGCACTGGAGGCGGCTGCCGCCGGCCACCGCGAGCAGCCGGTATTCGGCCCGTTCTTCGACCCGCGACTGCGGCGCGATGCCGCCCTGGCCGCCGATCTGGCGGTCCTCGGTGATCACCGCCACCCCATCACTGCCGCCACCACTGCCTACGCCGACCACCTGCAGGCAGTGGCTGACGACGCGCTGTCGGTGCTGGCCCACCACTACACCCGGTACCTCGGCGACCTCTCCGGCGGCCGTGCCATCGCGGCACGCCTGCAGCACAACCTCGGGCTCACCCCCGAGTCCGGCCTGGCGTTCTACCAGTTCGACGTCGGACCCGCGCCGGCGTACAAGAACGCCTACCGGCAACGGCTCGACGACCTCGACCTCACCTACGGCGAGCAGGAGCGATTCATCGGCGAAGTGCGCACCGCCTATGCGCTGAACTCCGGCATCTTCGCCAGCCTGGATCATCTGCTGTGA
- a CDS encoding iron ABC transporter permease, which produces MTATLTAPPRGRRRTWALPALVAALLMACGAAISIGAFTIGFPEVLAALGRAVTGQPLSTADAVVVDIRAPRVVLAVIVGACLAAAGVIMQGIFANPLAEPGLVGVSSGAAVAAVLAIVVGLTAAGFWVLPLAAVVGGLAVTAAVYLLARVDGRTEVLTLILTGVAVNAFAGAVIGLLMSVSDDAELRSITFWNLGSLSAATWSSVVLVAPLALLGLALAPLLSRPLDLLALGERGAAHLGVDVERIRTIAILLTAVLTAAAVAVAGIVLFVGLVVPHALRLVLGPAHRLLLPAAALGGATLLVLADLLARTVVAPREIPLGVLTALIGSPIFFWLLRREHRRRGAWA; this is translated from the coding sequence ATGACGGCGACACTGACCGCCCCTCCCCGGGGCCGGCGCCGAACCTGGGCGCTTCCGGCACTGGTTGCGGCGCTGCTCATGGCGTGTGGGGCGGCGATCAGCATCGGGGCCTTCACGATCGGCTTCCCGGAGGTGCTGGCCGCTCTCGGCCGGGCCGTCACCGGGCAGCCGTTGAGCACCGCCGACGCGGTGGTGGTCGACATCCGGGCACCCCGCGTCGTCCTGGCCGTCATCGTGGGTGCCTGCCTGGCCGCAGCCGGGGTCATCATGCAGGGGATCTTCGCCAACCCGCTGGCCGAACCCGGCCTCGTGGGGGTGTCCTCCGGGGCGGCGGTGGCTGCCGTGCTCGCCATCGTGGTGGGCCTCACGGCCGCCGGCTTCTGGGTGCTGCCCTTGGCGGCAGTCGTCGGTGGGTTGGCGGTGACCGCCGCCGTCTACCTGCTGGCACGGGTGGACGGGCGCACCGAGGTCTTGACGCTGATCCTCACCGGCGTGGCCGTCAACGCGTTCGCCGGCGCCGTGATCGGCTTGCTCATGAGCGTCTCCGACGACGCCGAACTGCGCAGCATCACCTTCTGGAACCTGGGCAGCCTCTCCGCGGCGACGTGGTCGTCGGTCGTGCTGGTGGCGCCACTGGCGCTGCTGGGACTGGCACTGGCGCCGCTGCTGTCCCGGCCGCTGGACCTGCTCGCCCTCGGGGAGCGCGGCGCCGCTCACCTGGGAGTGGATGTCGAGCGCATCCGGACGATCGCCATCCTCCTCACGGCGGTGCTCACCGCCGCGGCCGTCGCGGTCGCGGGCATCGTGCTGTTCGTGGGGCTGGTCGTCCCGCACGCCCTGCGGCTGGTGCTCGGCCCGGCGCACCGGCTCTTGCTGCCGGCGGCGGCCCTGGGCGGGGCCACCCTGCTGGTGCTCGCTGACCTGCTGGCCCGCACCGTGGTGGCGCCGCGGGAGATCCCGCTGGGCGTGCTCACTGCCCTGATCGGGTCGCCGATCTTCTTCTGGCTACTGCGCCGGGAGCACAGGCGGCGGGGGGCCTGGGCGTGA
- a CDS encoding ATP-binding cassette domain-containing protein, with product MSFEAGAGECIAVVGPNGSGKSTLLAALAGDLPFRGRAQVAGQPAAGDQARLRAVMTQHTAVAFGFTVREVIAMARAPWHGAGTDDVRAVADAVAAADVEHLLDRGVQGLSGGELARVAFARLLAQTAPVMMLDEPTAALDLKHQVGLLNALRGRIAGGSTAVVVLHDLTLARAAADRVLVLDEGRVVAFGPPADVLVPGVLGQVYEVAVEVLAEGRVVVPAASGPGV from the coding sequence GTGAGTTTCGAGGCCGGTGCGGGCGAATGCATCGCCGTGGTCGGGCCCAACGGCAGCGGGAAGTCCACCCTGCTCGCGGCGCTGGCCGGTGATCTGCCGTTCCGGGGACGCGCGCAGGTCGCCGGGCAGCCCGCCGCCGGCGACCAGGCCCGGCTGCGGGCGGTGATGACCCAGCACACCGCGGTGGCCTTCGGCTTCACAGTGCGGGAGGTCATCGCGATGGCGCGGGCACCCTGGCATGGAGCCGGGACTGATGACGTCCGGGCCGTGGCCGATGCAGTAGCCGCCGCCGACGTGGAACATCTGCTCGATCGCGGGGTGCAGGGCCTGTCGGGCGGCGAATTGGCCAGGGTCGCCTTCGCCCGCCTGCTCGCCCAGACCGCCCCGGTGATGATGCTCGACGAGCCGACGGCCGCCCTGGACCTCAAGCATCAGGTCGGACTGCTCAACGCCCTGCGCGGCCGCATCGCCGGTGGCAGTACGGCCGTGGTGGTGCTGCACGATCTGACGCTGGCGCGAGCCGCCGCCGACCGCGTGCTGGTCCTCGACGAGGGCCGGGTGGTGGCGTTCGGCCCCCCGGCGGACGTGCTCGTGCCGGGGGTTCTGGGGCAGGTCTACGAAGTGGCAGTGGAGGTGCTCGCTGAAGGCCGGGTGGTGGTGCCGGCGGCTTCTGGGCCGGGGGTGTGA
- a CDS encoding adenosylhomocysteinase: MDFKVADLSLAAAGRDQIRLAEHEMPGLMAMREQYGATKPLSGAKITGSLHMTVQTAVLVETLVDLGAQVRWASCNIFSTQDEAAAAVAVGRHGTPEDPRGVPVFAWKGETLAEYWWCTKQALTWDGDGPNMLLDDGGDATLLIHKGVEFEKAGEVPEPTGDGGEFDEVLKLLATTLAEDPHFWTQLANGVQGVTEETTTGVHRLYEMMREGSLLFPAINVNDSVTKSKFDNKYGCRHSLVDGINRATDVLIGGKVAVVCGYGDVGKGCAESLRGQGARVIVTEIDPICALQAAMDGYQVATLDDVLDSADLVITATGCVNVVTAEQMHKMKDKAILGNIGHFDNEIDMAGLAKADGVSVIEVKPQVHEWRFADGHSIIVLSEGRLLNLGNATGHPSFVMSNSFTNQVLAQIELFTKPEEYPVGVYMLPKHLDEEVARLHLSALGVGLTTLTAEQADYLGVAVDGPYKPEYYRY, encoded by the coding sequence ATGGACTTCAAAGTTGCTGACCTGTCCCTGGCTGCTGCCGGGCGCGACCAGATCCGCCTCGCCGAGCACGAGATGCCGGGCCTCATGGCCATGCGCGAGCAGTACGGCGCCACCAAGCCACTGTCGGGGGCGAAGATCACCGGCTCGTTGCACATGACGGTGCAGACCGCGGTGCTCGTCGAGACGCTGGTGGACCTCGGCGCGCAGGTGCGCTGGGCCTCCTGCAACATCTTCTCCACCCAGGACGAAGCGGCTGCGGCCGTCGCCGTCGGCCGGCACGGCACCCCCGAGGACCCCCGCGGCGTACCCGTCTTCGCCTGGAAGGGCGAGACGCTGGCGGAGTACTGGTGGTGCACCAAGCAGGCGCTGACCTGGGACGGCGACGGGCCGAACATGCTCCTCGACGACGGCGGGGATGCCACCCTGCTGATCCACAAAGGTGTGGAGTTCGAGAAGGCCGGCGAGGTGCCCGAGCCCACCGGCGACGGCGGCGAGTTCGACGAGGTCCTGAAGCTACTGGCCACGACCCTTGCCGAGGACCCCCACTTCTGGACCCAGTTGGCCAACGGGGTCCAGGGCGTCACCGAGGAGACGACCACCGGCGTGCACCGGCTCTACGAAATGATGCGCGAAGGCAGCCTGCTCTTCCCGGCCATCAACGTCAACGACTCGGTCACCAAGAGCAAGTTCGACAACAAGTACGGCTGCCGGCACTCCCTGGTCGACGGGATCAACCGCGCCACCGACGTGCTCATCGGCGGGAAGGTCGCGGTGGTCTGCGGCTACGGCGACGTCGGCAAGGGGTGCGCGGAGTCCCTGCGCGGCCAGGGCGCCCGGGTCATCGTCACCGAGATCGACCCGATCTGCGCACTGCAGGCGGCCATGGACGGCTACCAGGTCGCGACCCTCGACGACGTGCTCGACAGCGCGGACCTGGTGATCACCGCCACCGGTTGCGTCAACGTCGTCACCGCCGAGCAGATGCACAAGATGAAGGACAAGGCGATCCTGGGCAACATCGGCCACTTCGACAACGAGATCGACATGGCGGGCCTGGCCAAGGCCGATGGCGTGAGCGTCATCGAGGTCAAGCCGCAGGTGCACGAGTGGCGCTTCGCCGACGGGCACTCGATCATCGTGCTGTCCGAGGGGCGGCTGTTGAACCTGGGCAACGCCACCGGTCACCCGTCGTTCGTGATGAGCAACTCCTTCACCAATCAGGTGCTGGCGCAGATCGAGCTGTTCACCAAGCCCGAGGAGTACCCGGTGGGCGTCTACATGCTGCCCAAGCACCTCGACGAGGAAGTCGCCCGCCTGCACCTCTCGGCACTCGGGGTCGGGCTGACGACCCTCACCGCAGAGCAGGCCGACTACTTGGGGGTGGCGGTGGACGGGCCGTACAAGCCCGAGTACTACCGTTACTGA
- a CDS encoding methionine adenosyltransferase, which yields MSKRLFTSESVTEGHPDKMADQISDTILDAMLKDDPRSRVAVETFLTTGLCVVGGEVTTSTWVDIPELVRETVLEIGYDSSEKGFDGKSCGVSIAIGKQSPDIAAGVDDAFEERVGHSHDPLDSQGAGDQGLMFGYACDDTPELMPLPISLAHRLSKRLSEVRKDGSVPYLRPDGKTQVTIEYAGDDAVRLDTVVLSTQHAPRIDLEHMLTPDIREHVVEPVLAELDLQTDGYRLLVNPTGIFEIGGPQGDAGLTGRKIIVDTYGGMARHGGGAFSGKDPSKVDRSAAYAMRWVAKTVVAAGLAKRCEVQVAYAIGVSHPVGLFVQTFGTGAVPDKQIQNAITQVFDLRPAAIVAELDLLRPIYAQTAAYGHFGRELADFTWESTHRAEALAAAVLG from the coding sequence ATGTCGAAGCGGTTGTTCACGTCCGAGTCCGTCACTGAGGGCCACCCGGACAAGATGGCCGACCAGATCTCCGACACGATCCTGGACGCGATGCTCAAGGACGACCCGCGCAGCCGGGTCGCGGTGGAGACCTTCCTGACCACCGGGTTGTGCGTGGTCGGCGGGGAGGTGACTACCTCCACGTGGGTGGACATCCCCGAACTGGTGCGCGAGACGGTCCTGGAGATCGGGTACGACTCCTCCGAGAAGGGCTTCGACGGGAAGTCCTGCGGGGTGTCCATCGCGATCGGCAAGCAGTCCCCCGACATCGCCGCCGGCGTGGACGACGCGTTCGAGGAGCGGGTGGGCCACAGCCACGACCCGCTGGACTCCCAGGGCGCCGGCGACCAGGGCCTGATGTTCGGCTACGCCTGCGACGACACCCCGGAACTGATGCCGCTGCCGATCTCCTTGGCCCACCGGCTGTCCAAGCGCCTGTCGGAGGTCCGCAAGGACGGATCCGTGCCCTACCTGCGCCCGGACGGCAAGACCCAGGTCACCATCGAGTACGCCGGCGACGACGCGGTGCGGCTGGACACCGTTGTGCTGAGCACGCAGCACGCGCCGCGCATCGACCTCGAGCACATGCTGACCCCCGATATCCGCGAGCACGTAGTTGAGCCGGTACTCGCCGAGCTCGACCTGCAGACCGACGGGTACCGGCTGCTGGTCAACCCGACCGGCATCTTCGAGATCGGCGGGCCGCAGGGCGATGCGGGTCTCACCGGCCGCAAGATCATCGTGGACACCTATGGCGGCATGGCCCGTCACGGCGGTGGGGCGTTCTCCGGCAAGGACCCGTCCAAGGTCGACCGCTCAGCGGCCTACGCCATGCGATGGGTCGCCAAGACCGTGGTGGCGGCCGGTCTGGCCAAGCGCTGCGAAGTGCAGGTCGCCTACGCCATCGGGGTGTCCCACCCGGTGGGCCTGTTCGTACAGACCTTCGGGACCGGCGCGGTGCCCGACAAGCAGATCCAGAACGCGATCACGCAGGTGTTCGACCTGCGGCCGGCAGCCATCGTCGCCGAACTGGACCTGCTGCGCCCGATCTACGCGCAGACCGCCGCGTACGGCCACTTCGGGCGGGAACTGGCGGACTTCACGTGGGAGAGCACGCACCGCGCTGAAGCGCTCGCCGCCGCTGTCCTCGGCTGA
- a CDS encoding ROK family transcriptional regulator, producing the protein MSQGTSPFVPDDVPADRADTRRTNRSRLLRSIITRGPATRAELSRRIGLSRPTISVITNELLKAGVLAQGERVSSGGAPGTLLEIAKDTGVTIVADLRDADHILLATVSPSGEVLTSTRSLSRTSKQIHRAVGDFARSEQARSALGVALAVPGWVTPGGEWTAQPAHRADPSLVHALRREVRLPVFAMNAVDAIAIADLRDSDPNLAAQASVVLDHPIGMGLIMAGRLRSGVKRPAGDIAHIVPGTPGPVCRECGHRCLEPQVQALHTDHSAAAVDLAAEALAGILAPIAGAFELEELVLGAFPTPVIGDLARLTRAGLEQRMPAHQVPAVRVSAYGPEAAVVGAAAKTLYSILG; encoded by the coding sequence ATGTCGCAGGGCACCTCACCATTCGTTCCGGACGACGTCCCGGCGGACCGGGCAGACACCCGCCGCACAAACCGCTCCCGCCTGCTGCGATCGATCATCACCCGGGGCCCGGCCACCCGCGCCGAACTGTCCCGGCGCATCGGATTGAGCCGGCCCACGATCTCCGTGATCACCAACGAACTCCTCAAGGCCGGGGTGCTCGCGCAAGGCGAGCGGGTGTCCAGCGGCGGTGCGCCCGGGACCCTGCTGGAGATCGCCAAGGACACCGGGGTGACGATCGTGGCCGATCTGCGAGATGCCGACCACATCCTGCTGGCCACGGTCTCGCCGTCCGGCGAGGTGCTCACGTCCACCCGCAGCCTCAGCCGGACCAGCAAGCAGATCCACCGCGCTGTGGGCGATTTCGCGCGCAGTGAGCAGGCGCGTTCTGCCCTCGGGGTGGCACTGGCGGTGCCGGGCTGGGTGACCCCCGGCGGGGAGTGGACGGCGCAACCGGCCCACCGCGCGGATCCGTCGCTGGTGCACGCTCTGCGCCGGGAGGTACGCCTTCCGGTGTTCGCGATGAACGCCGTGGACGCCATCGCCATCGCGGACCTGCGCGACAGCGATCCCAACCTGGCCGCCCAGGCCTCCGTGGTTCTCGACCACCCCATCGGGATGGGCCTGATCATGGCCGGGCGTCTGCGCAGCGGAGTCAAGCGGCCGGCCGGGGACATCGCGCACATCGTGCCCGGCACGCCCGGCCCGGTGTGCCGGGAGTGCGGGCACCGCTGCCTGGAGCCGCAGGTGCAGGCACTGCACACCGACCACAGCGCGGCTGCAGTCGACCTCGCCGCCGAGGCGCTGGCCGGCATCCTCGCCCCGATCGCCGGTGCGTTCGAACTCGAGGAGTTGGTCCTGGGTGCCTTCCCCACCCCGGTCATCGGCGACCTCGCCCGCCTCACCCGCGCGGGCCTGGAGCAGCGGATGCCCGCCCACCAGGTCCCGGCGGTGCGAGTGTCCGCGTACGGCCCGGAGGCGGCCGTCGTGGGCGCCGCGGCCAAGACGCTCTACAGCATCCTGGGCTGA
- a CDS encoding GuaB1 family IMP dehydrogenase-related protein: MRFLNTPTYDLTYDDIFLVPNRSSLSSRHDVDLTAPDGTGLTIPVVAANMTAVSGRRMAETIARRGGMAVIPQDIPTDVVADVVAWVKSRHQVFETATTLTPTDTTGVALAVIPKRSHGAAIVTEDGVPVGVVTEGDCAQVDRFAQVHQVMSSDVFTLPDTVTPREAFDRLHNEHRRFAPVVRADGTLVGIMTRQGALRSTLYAPAVDGGGALRVGAAVGINGDVGLRAKALIAAGIDLLVVDTAHGHQDKMVDVLAAIGPVPVPLVAGNVVTPAGTRELIDAGADIVKVGVGPGAMCTTRMRTGVGRPQFSAVLECGAAARERGKHVWADGGVRHPRDVALALAAGASAVMIGSWFAGTHESPGDVHISPDGRPYKESFGMASARAVSSRTSGDSPFERARKALFEEGISSSRMYLDPDGPGVESLIDEIVSGVRSAFTYAGAASVEQFAERAVVGIQSAAGYAEGRPLHTSW, translated from the coding sequence GTGCGATTCCTGAACACACCGACGTACGACCTGACGTACGACGACATATTCCTGGTGCCCAACCGCTCGTCGCTGTCCTCCCGGCACGACGTCGACCTCACCGCGCCGGACGGCACCGGTCTGACCATCCCGGTGGTGGCGGCCAACATGACGGCGGTCTCGGGCCGGCGCATGGCCGAGACGATCGCCCGCCGCGGTGGGATGGCCGTCATCCCGCAGGACATCCCGACCGACGTCGTGGCCGACGTGGTGGCGTGGGTCAAGTCCCGCCACCAGGTCTTCGAGACCGCCACCACGCTGACCCCGACGGACACCACCGGCGTAGCCCTGGCGGTGATCCCCAAGCGAAGCCACGGCGCCGCGATCGTGACGGAGGACGGCGTGCCGGTCGGGGTGGTCACCGAGGGGGACTGCGCGCAGGTCGACAGGTTCGCCCAGGTGCACCAGGTCATGAGCAGCGACGTGTTCACCCTGCCCGACACCGTGACCCCGCGCGAGGCGTTCGACCGGTTGCACAACGAGCACCGCCGGTTCGCCCCGGTCGTCCGCGCCGACGGGACGCTGGTCGGGATCATGACGCGGCAGGGGGCGCTGCGGTCCACGCTGTACGCCCCGGCGGTGGACGGTGGCGGAGCGCTGCGGGTGGGCGCGGCGGTGGGGATCAACGGCGACGTCGGTCTGCGGGCCAAGGCCCTCATCGCCGCGGGGATCGATCTGCTGGTCGTGGACACCGCGCACGGCCACCAGGACAAGATGGTCGACGTGCTCGCCGCGATCGGCCCGGTGCCGGTGCCGTTGGTCGCCGGTAACGTCGTGACCCCGGCCGGCACCCGGGAGTTGATCGACGCCGGTGCCGACATCGTCAAGGTGGGTGTGGGCCCGGGCGCCATGTGCACCACCCGGATGCGCACCGGTGTCGGGCGCCCGCAGTTCTCAGCCGTCCTGGAATGCGGGGCCGCAGCGCGCGAACGGGGCAAACACGTCTGGGCCGACGGAGGGGTGCGTCACCCCCGCGACGTCGCGCTGGCCCTGGCCGCCGGCGCCAGCGCGGTGATGATCGGGTCCTGGTTCGCCGGCACCCACGAGTCGCCCGGCGATGTGCACATCAGCCCTGACGGCCGGCCGTACAAGGAGTCGTTCGGCATGGCCTCCGCGCGGGCGGTGAGCAGCCGGACCTCCGGTGACAGCCCGTTCGAGCGCGCGCGCAAGGCGCTCTTCGAGGAAGGGATCTCCAGTTCGCGGATGTACCTCGATCCTGACGGCCCGGGGGTGGAGAGCCTCATCGACGAGATCGTCAGCGGCGTGCGCAGTGCCTTCACGTACGCCGGCGCCGCCAGCGTCGAGCAGTTCGCCGAGCGGGCGGTGGTCGGCATCCAGTCCGCGGCCGGGTATGCCGAGGGCCGGCCCCTGCACACCTCGTGGTGA
- a CDS encoding class I SAM-dependent methyltransferase, with amino-acid sequence MPAHDHPLFTQVYRWLARAEDSGAIGRARTEVSRALHGRLLIVGLGPAEDLHHLPDTVTEVVGIEPSASMRKVAQAAVEAAPMPVEVIDAVGEQLPLPDNSVDSALFAYVLCTVDDPELVVAEALRVLRPGGTIGVLEHVKADEGTWMRRAQRAAGPLWPHVAGGCRCDQDTRAVFAAAGLDLSGLSSPHLTPVPPVAPSLVGSIRL; translated from the coding sequence ATGCCCGCGCACGACCATCCGTTGTTCACACAGGTCTACCGCTGGCTGGCCCGCGCTGAGGACTCCGGGGCCATCGGCAGGGCACGCACCGAGGTGTCACGAGCACTGCACGGGCGTTTGCTCATCGTGGGTCTCGGCCCGGCCGAGGACCTGCACCACCTGCCCGACACCGTCACCGAGGTGGTGGGGATCGAGCCCAGTGCGTCCATGCGCAAGGTGGCGCAGGCCGCCGTGGAGGCCGCCCCCATGCCGGTCGAGGTCATCGATGCGGTGGGTGAACAGTTACCGCTGCCGGACAACAGCGTCGACTCCGCACTCTTCGCCTACGTGCTGTGCACGGTGGACGACCCCGAGTTGGTGGTCGCCGAGGCGTTGCGGGTGCTGCGTCCCGGCGGCACGATCGGGGTCCTCGAACACGTGAAGGCGGACGAGGGCACCTGGATGCGGCGGGCGCAGAGGGCTGCAGGTCCGCTCTGGCCGCACGTGGCCGGCGGCTGCCGCTGCGACCAGGACACCCGGGCGGTGTTCGCCGCGGCCGGACTCGACCTCAGCGGGCTGAGCAGCCCGCATCTGACGCCGGTGCCGCCGGTCGCGCCGTCACTGGTCGGCAGCATCCGCTTGTGA
- a CDS encoding N(G),N(G)-dimethylarginine dimethylaminohydrolase, whose amino-acid sequence MRALVREPSPQLAHGLLTHIDRNPVDYDLARRQWDGYVAALESVGWEPVAVAAAPDHPDGVFVEDTVVVHGGKALIARPGAPERRGETAGTRDAVVALGLEVGEVGGPDTLDGGDVLKIGDRFFTGVGDRTSAGACRQLAAFFDVEVVPVPVTKVLHLKSAVTALPDGTVIGYPPLLDDVSMFGRFLPVPEEPGSHVVVVDDQTVLMAASAPRTAQLLRQRGLRTVEVDIGEFEKLEGCVTCLSVRVR is encoded by the coding sequence GTGAGGGCACTGGTCCGGGAGCCGAGCCCGCAGTTGGCCCACGGGCTGCTCACCCACATCGACCGCAACCCCGTCGACTATGACCTCGCCCGCCGCCAGTGGGACGGCTACGTGGCGGCGCTGGAATCGGTGGGCTGGGAGCCGGTGGCCGTCGCCGCAGCACCGGACCACCCCGACGGCGTCTTCGTCGAGGACACCGTGGTCGTGCATGGCGGCAAGGCGCTCATCGCCCGGCCCGGTGCCCCGGAGCGCCGCGGAGAAACGGCGGGTACGCGGGATGCGGTCGTCGCCCTCGGACTGGAGGTGGGTGAGGTGGGCGGCCCGGACACCCTCGACGGCGGCGACGTCCTGAAGATCGGTGACCGCTTCTTCACCGGTGTCGGTGACCGCACGAGCGCGGGTGCATGCCGGCAACTGGCCGCCTTCTTCGACGTGGAGGTGGTCCCCGTCCCGGTCACCAAGGTGCTGCACCTCAAGAGCGCCGTCACGGCCCTGCCGGACGGGACGGTCATCGGGTACCCGCCGCTGCTCGACGACGTGTCGATGTTCGGCCGCTTCCTGCCGGTCCCGGAGGAACCGGGCTCACACGTCGTCGTCGTGGACGACCAGACGGTACTGATGGCGGCCTCCGCGCCCCGCACTGCGCAGTTACTGCGGCAGCGCGGGTTGCGCACCGTGGAGGTCGACATCGGTGAGTTCGAGAAACTGGAAGGCTGCGTCACCTGCCTGTCGGTGCGGGTGCGCTGA
- a CDS encoding nuclear transport factor 2 family protein, which translates to MAVDPRLERWHEVVRTRNPALLNQILAEDAVFHSPILFRPQQGRDMVALYLTGAMHVIANPSFRYVRELVDGNDAVLEFETEIDDVHVNGVDMINWDDNGLISDFKVMVRPLKAVNVVHQRMAELLQRLT; encoded by the coding sequence ATGGCGGTGGACCCCCGTTTGGAGCGCTGGCACGAGGTCGTGCGCACGCGCAACCCCGCCCTGCTCAATCAGATCCTGGCCGAGGATGCCGTCTTCCATTCCCCGATCCTCTTCCGCCCCCAACAGGGCCGTGACATGGTCGCCCTGTACCTGACCGGGGCGATGCACGTCATCGCCAACCCGTCGTTCCGCTACGTGCGGGAACTCGTCGACGGCAACGACGCGGTGCTGGAGTTCGAGACCGAGATCGACGACGTGCACGTCAACGGGGTGGACATGATCAACTGGGACGACAACGGTCTCATCAGCGACTTCAAGGTGATGGTCCGGCCGCTGAAGGCCGTGAACGTGGTACATCAGCGGATGGCCGAACTGCTGCAGCGGCTGACGTGA
- a CDS encoding CDP-glycerol--glycerophosphate glycerophosphotransferase: MAGGPLRIAVDRGRSVLGGRTALRAWQRRGVARPEHSRIFVYFGSGEQYLYQIRDWLAPLAAVAEQAPVALLVRDPRVAVALSSMTPLPVLLARWLADLDDLMNTYLPDVVLYVNQNVSNFDLLAYARPQHVFLSHGESDKVYMVSNQAKAYDVTFVAGQAAVDRYRAALHDFDTDTKLRVIGRPQLHVPEPPPDDLPETDRPRTVVYAPTTEGSASPMEYGSLASHGVAMVQALLAEGSCRIIFRPHPQAGRRLSSHAAAARRIAELLAQAPGGHYVDSTPRFGWQRDVGDALLCDISAVAVDWLPTGKPLVVTKPVQPLAPILSGGMLASLPLLSVESADEVVAALDAAATPVARARLGEWSDYYFAPGDVHTFVAAVLDLAGVDAGDRAAE, from the coding sequence ATGGCAGGAGGACCGCTGCGCATCGCTGTGGATCGCGGACGCTCCGTGCTCGGTGGCCGGACCGCTCTGCGCGCCTGGCAGCGGCGGGGGGTCGCCCGCCCTGAGCACAGCCGCATCTTCGTCTACTTCGGCTCCGGCGAGCAGTACCTGTACCAGATCCGGGACTGGCTGGCCCCGCTTGCCGCGGTGGCCGAGCAAGCCCCTGTCGCGCTGCTCGTACGAGATCCGCGGGTCGCGGTGGCGCTGAGCTCGATGACCCCGCTGCCTGTGCTGCTGGCCCGGTGGCTGGCTGATCTCGACGACCTCATGAACACGTACCTGCCCGACGTTGTCCTCTACGTCAACCAGAACGTCTCCAACTTCGATCTGCTGGCCTACGCCCGTCCGCAGCACGTCTTCCTCAGTCACGGGGAGAGTGACAAGGTCTACATGGTCTCCAACCAGGCCAAGGCCTACGACGTCACATTCGTGGCGGGGCAGGCGGCGGTCGACCGGTATCGCGCGGCGCTGCACGACTTCGACACGGACACGAAGTTGCGGGTCATCGGCAGGCCCCAGTTGCACGTCCCCGAGCCGCCGCCCGACGACCTTCCGGAGACCGACCGCCCCCGCACGGTTGTGTACGCGCCGACCACGGAGGGCAGTGCCTCGCCGATGGAGTACGGCTCGCTGGCCAGCCATGGAGTGGCGATGGTGCAGGCCCTCCTGGCAGAAGGTTCCTGCCGGATCATCTTCCGCCCGCACCCACAGGCGGGGCGCCGGCTGTCGTCGCACGCCGCCGCGGCCCGGCGGATCGCCGAACTGCTGGCCCAGGCCCCCGGCGGGCACTACGTGGACTCCACGCCGCGTTTCGGGTGGCAGCGCGACGTCGGCGACGCCCTGCTCTGCGACATCTCGGCGGTGGCCGTCGACTGGTTGCCCACCGGCAAGCCGCTGGTGGTCACCAAACCCGTGCAACCGCTGGCGCCGATCCTCTCCGGCGGCATGCTGGCGTCCCTGCCCCTGCTGTCGGTGGAGTCGGCCGACGAGGTGGTCGCCGCCCTGGACGCGGCGGCCACCCCCGTGGCGCGAGCGCGCCTGGGCGAATGGTCGGACTACTACTTCGCCCCGGGCGACGTGCACACCTTCGTGGCCGCGGTCCTGGACCTCGCCGGAGTTGACGCCGGCGACCGGGCGGCGGAATAG